One part of the Lytechinus pictus isolate F3 Inbred chromosome 3, Lp3.0, whole genome shotgun sequence genome encodes these proteins:
- the LOC129255627 gene encoding zinc finger C3HC-type protein 1-like: MAVSNLETSKPRRIKALLSSFLKGISREEKKESENKRVIFESLDTEGFADGFVVVDEVSSEQTSTVQPLNQELFFNRVETFSISSWFAKPDEVCPLRCAQYGWENIDVDSLKCVSCKEVLYGGLPPKWETDLYESACKKLEDSLKTGHSKICPWQSNPSPASFLEVNLVSSQNAVNDFLHRVASIRCFGTSVPAVDLSCLQQVGENEDTLSRIVSGVLEEEPSCDYKERIESACFMAACGWSRSSPEGSQSPTMSCQYCRRNVGLWNFTPSEQNAKTVTEDDSEPTAKRLKVDKGLFNPIEEHRSWCPWIKPTSSTQKVKSLPQDKSQDDERPVRPAWHELLVLLRQRSSPDKQGLLTNKQVTPPSQAWKAVRRITNFWQSRNAVNKT, from the exons tGAGAACAAGCGAGTGATTTTTGAGTCTCTGGATACAGAAGGATTTGCGGATGGATTTGTGGTGGTTGACGAAGTCTCTAGTGAACAAACCAGCACCGTGCAGCCTTTGAATCAAGAACTTTTCTTCAATAGGGTGGAAACATTTTCT ATTTCATCATGGTTTGCTAAACCAGATGAAGTTTGTCCTCTTCGCTGTGCTCAGTATGGCTGGGAGAACATTGATGTGGACTCGCTGAAGTGTGTCAGTTGCAAGGAAGTACTCTATGGTGGGCTACCCCCAAAGTGGGAAACAGACTTGT ATGAAAGTGCTTGTAAGAAGTTGGAAGATTCATTGAAGACTGGTCACAGTAAGATTTGTCCTTGGCAGAGCAATCCTTCACCAG CTTCATTTCTTGAGGTGAATTTAGTGAGCAGTCAGAATGCAGTGAATGATTTTCTTCACAGAGTAGCATCCATCAGATGTTTTGGAACCTCTGTTCCTGCTGTTGATTTATCATGTCTCCAACAG GTTGGGGAGAATGAAGACACATTATCTAGGATTGTATCAGGGGTTTTAGAGGAAGAGCCATCGTGTGATTATAAAGAGAGGATAGAGTCTGCCTGTTTCATGGCTGCATGTGGCTGGTCTCGGAG TTCTCCTGAAGGCTCCCAAAGCCCAACAATGTCATGCCAATACTGTAGGCGGAATGTTGGTCTCTGGAATTTTACACCTTCTGAACAGAATGCAAAGACAGTGACAGAAGATGATTCAGAACCCACTGCAAAGAGATTAAAG GTTGACAAGGGACTGTTCAATCCTATAGAAGAGCATAGGAGCTGGTGTCCATGGATCAAACCAACATCTTCCACCCAAAAAGTCAAGTCATTACCTCAAGATAAGAGCCAGGATGATGAGAGACCAGTCAGACCAGCATGGCATGAACTTCTTGTCTTGTTGCGTCAAAGATCAAGTCCTGACAAACAAGGACTCCTCACCAATAAACAAGTG ACACCACCCAGCCAAGCATGGAAAGCAGTAAGGAGAATAACAAACTTCTGGCAGAGTCGGAATGCTGTCAATAAGACTTAA